In Capsicum annuum cultivar UCD-10X-F1 chromosome 11, UCD10Xv1.1, whole genome shotgun sequence, one genomic interval encodes:
- the LOC107847097 gene encoding COPII coat assembly protein sec16-like translates to MADIQRCRVFVVAVLFILYVLIFFIRLRMVIRNGRTIDTDEMVIRKGRTIDTDETQFDLLFLQSLPMEKTQYEAPADEPLKSLNQSRYHLVSLASANPPSVSPPPLSTTADDTTYPPPPPPPSSLPLSTTAMSPPPPPPLSLSQRQIQEQQLTAILEALIGAGDFVGWANLLSSADLSSLPVAATFFIPGNDAMSNHLGVQNLDPLLIPYHIIPQRLTFTDLLQFKPNTHIPTLLPSKFLIVTSNSLSNFTIDGSLITYPDLYVNPAFTVHGVDKILEYTVYSTDPPINNTVPDVAAPSPPSKPKSVLPAVFPAGGVRGFVDSADSNTPLAIEKLMIFSVLLGVSSSIFWL, encoded by the exons ATGGCGGACATTCAGAGGTGCAGGGTCTTCGTTGTCGCCGTTCTGTTCATCCTCTACGTGTTGATCTTCTTCATTCGTC TGAGAATGGTAATCAGAAACGGAAGAACTATCGACACAGACGAAATGGTGATCAGAAAAGGAAGAACTATTGACACAGACGAAACTCAATTTGATCTTTTGTTTCTGCAATCATTACCAATGGAGAAAACACAGTATGAAGCTCCAGCTGATGAACCACTGAAATCTCTGAATCAAAGTCGATATCATCTCGTCTCTTTGGCATCAGCAAATCCACCATCAGTTTCACCACCACCGCTCTCAACCACGGCCGATGACACCACatatccaccaccaccaccaccaccatcatcgcTGCCACTCTCTACCACGGCAATGTCACCACCACCACCTCCGCCACTATCACTGTCGCAGCGACAAATCCAAGAACAGCAACTGACAGCCATCTTAGAGGCATTAATTGGAGCAGGAGATTTCGTGGGGTGGGCGAATTTGTTATCCTCAGCAGACTTATCGTCTCTCCCTGTCGCTGCTACATTCTTCATCCCTGGAAATGATGCCATGTCAAATCATCTTGGTGTACAAAACTTAGACCCGTTATTAATCCCTTATCACATAATCCCACAACGCCTTACTTTCACCGATCTCCTACAGTTCAAACCAAACACTCATATCCCAACTCTCTTGCCTTCCAAATTCCTCATCGTTACAAGCAATTCGTTATCCAATTTCACCATCGATGGGTCTTTAATCACTTACCCTGATCTTTACGTAAATCCTGCTTTCACAGTTCATGGTGTTGATAAAATTCTTGAATACACTGTTTACAGTACTGATCCACCTATTAACAACACTGTACCTGATGTTGCTGCTCCTAGTCCACCATCAAAGCCGAAATCTGTGTTGCCAGCAGTTTTTCCTGCAGGAGGAGTAAGGGGTTTTGTTGATAGTGCTGATTCAAATACTCCATTGGCCATTGAGAAGTTGATGAtattttctgttcttttgggTGTTAGTAGTAGTATCTTTTGGCTGTAG